In Halorhabdus rudnickae, the genomic stretch TCGTCAAGTCGCTGCTCGAACTCCGCTGCAGAGTGGACGAAGTAATGATTTGGTCGCGTCGCAAAGCGATCTAGAGTTTGCCTCTGGTGCTCTCAATTGAGAGGTCACAGCTCATTGCTGTTTTGGTCGATCGCTGGAGCAGTTCGTCAAGGAACGACTGGTAGTACTCTGGATCGGCGTACTTCACCAGCCGAAGCTGGAGTATCGCCTCTAATCCCTCCGTTGTCCAGCGCATCCACTGGTTCTTGCAGCGCTTGCTGACTTCTCCCATCAGCCGTTCGACGGGGTTCGAGGTCCACGGCACCTCGAACCCCTCGACAGCCTGCTCGGCAAACGTCACAATCGACGGCAGCCACCGCCGTAGATACCCCGCAGCCTTCTCTGACCCGTACTGATCCAACTGCCACGCTGTCTTCTCGATACGCTCGGTCGTTCGCGCGATCCGCGAGCGGATCGCCGCGAACTCCTCGTCTGAACGGTGCTTGGCGACCGAATTTTTCAGATGGAACACCTCATCGATCACCTCCGAGACGATCTCGTTCCGTCGATCCAAGGAGAACACGCCATCGTCCCAGAGGTTGTAGTCCAGCGTTCGGCCGACGTGGACAAGATCGAGTTGGTGATCGCTGTATTCGTCGGTAAAGGCCGTAACGATGCCGTCATCAGCGTCACTGACGACTGTCGCGTCGTCAGTGACTGCGTCGATCTCATTGAGGTCAGCTGCTGTCTCGTCCCAATCAGCGTTCACCGAAAGATCCAGCAAGGAGCGTGACTCCTCTGCAGTATCTTCGCCGAGCGTGGCTTGGACGGAGTGGTACGAACGGTCGTCGTCTTGACTGTGACACTTCGTGCCGTCAGGAATAACCGCATCAGCGTCTGTATCAGCGACACAGTCGGGAAGGAACTGCTTGAGCTTACTGCCGTACTTTCTCGCGCGGCGGTTGATAGTGGTCGGCGACGGCATCTCCGAGAGGATGCCGTCGCCGTGGTCAGCAGCATCACGATAGCTGAGCGAGGTAGCGAGATCGACACTCTTGGCGGCTATGTCCTGCTGATAGCGGTTTTGCCCGTCGAAGCTGAGAACATCTTCAACGGGCCGGAAGTAGCTGGCTTCGTCGTGGTCAGCGTCGGTATCCTCGACGTAGTGGAGAGAAAACTCGTGCTCACCGGCGGTTGTGACAGCTGTGCGAGTATCGGTTCCAGCTCGTTGGAATCGCTGATCACCATTGCCGTGAGCGTGTTTCTCGCCACAGAGCGCCTCGACGCGGCTCGCGTCGAGGCTCTCGACCAGTCCTTCGAGAAGAACTGACTCGACGTTCTGGTCAGTGATGAACTCAGCCAGCGCGGCCAGCGGTATCGTTTTGTCGTCGTCGATGCTAACAGTCAACCGCACGTCGATTGTGGCGTGCATGGGTCACCTCTCAGGTTGGACACCAGAGGCGACCCGTTCCTCACGGGAGCCAGTTGCTACTGAACTCTAGAGGACTTTGCGACACGACCAAGTTTTTGATGAGGACGACATCGAGGTAGTTTCGGCTCACGAGCTCGGGCACGCAGCAGAACACCATAACATCTACCTACTGATTACGGGAACAACGGTTCTCTTCTCCATGTTTCTAACCGGGCGGTTTATGCTGGCTGGAGAGCCTCTCACAGCGGCAGGAGTGTTTGTTATAGCTCTCACCAGTTGGTTTCTGTCCCTCGGGGTGAGTCGCTATCTGGAATATCGTGCTGATGAATTCGCCGCCCGCTATCTCGACGACCCCGACCAGGTGATTGAGCAACTACGGAGCCTGAGAGAAGCAGATGTGGAGGACCGCGCGTCATCGCTCAGTCTATTTGAGAATATCCTACCAAAACACCTACGAGATGATCTGAATCAGTTATTCTCGACACATCCGACTGCCGACCAGCGGATTGCGAATATTGAAAGGTTCAAAGACGGAAACGGGCTATCTGCTTTCCCATTCCAAATTGGGGAGTGATCCGCTGCGTTGAACGGTGAATTGGTCGTTCTATCTCCGCCATACAAACCCAATAACTACCGAAGGGTTTATAATATTCCCGCTCTATAATCCAGATAAGGAGGTCACACGATGGTCCAGAGTGAGATTCATTCAGGCGAGGGTTCCAATGGTTCTTCGACTCATCTCGGACGTGACGAGTACTACGCGGAACCCGGTTCAGAAGAAGAGTATCTCCCCGAATTTCGCGACTGCGGTCTGATCCCCGTCTCCGATTTCCGCAAACACCCTCTGAGTCGTTCAAACCCGTGGGCCCGTCCCCATCCTGACAGCGTAAGGCGTCGGGCAACCTTCGAGTTGGAAGATCCCTATACTGAGCTCGAAGAACGGGGAGCAAAATTCAATGGCGAGAAGGTGATCGTCCACGAAGCACACCCTTCGGAAGCCGTCCTGGAGGGCTGTGAAACGCCACCTCCGTTCGAAGGCGAGGCCGTCATTCAAGAGTCGCCATTCGAGACACCGACGCTCGTCAACATAGAGGATCTCGATCCGATTCCTCGTTTCGAGCACACGCGGACGTTCGCGAAGCGTATCCCGAAGTACTACGAACGGGAGATTCAGGAGAAGGAGGAAATCGCCGACGCCACGCCCATCGACGTCTACTGTTCGTCGGTAAATCCGCGGTGGGGGTGGCGGTGGAAGATTATCTCGTACTACGAGGCTAATCGCCCTGCTGTGCGGGATTCCTGTGAAACGCTGATCGTAGATTCGGGATTCAACCGGTGGGGCTCGCCTGAAGACGTTCTCGAGGCCGCCGCCAAGATGGATGCCGATTACGTGTTCGCAACGGACGTGACTGGGATGGAAGATCCGTCGAACAAGGGGCACAACCCTGACATGCCTACTGTTGAGGACGACGGCATCGACTCCCAGTTCGAAGCTGCGGTCGAAGGGATCGAGCGGTTCATGGACCGGGCCCGTGACCTGGAGATTCTCGACAAGACGATTCTTCCCATTCAGCACCCTTACCTCGACTTTCTCGAAGTAGCCGAAGAGAAAGGGTGGCTAGATGAAGTCCGATACATCGCCCTGGGGAGCCTCAAGCGGGTAGAAAGCGTGGACCGACGGATCGAAATGCTCCATGCCGTCCGCAAATACGTCGGCGACGATATGAAGATCCACGCGCTCGCGCCGGGGACTGAGCCGGAGCTTCTGAAAGAGCTCCGCGATAACCCGAACCTGATCGACTCGCTGGATAACTCGACTCCAGAGAAGGCCCCTGCGTCGAACAAAATCCCCGACGCCTCGTGGACCCAGAACAAGCACCTCCTCCCATTCGGGGACGATATCTCGACAGTCCGAGCTCAGTACTCGGGGTCAATCGCGGTCCAGTTCGCCTACATGATCTCGCCGTTGTGCTCCGATCGGACGTTCGACGAAGTGATCGAACCTAAAACAGACTCAGAGAGCGAGTGCATCAAAACGATCGACGAGTGGGCGGCGACGTGACGGTGGGTCTTGGTACTTCTTCACCGCATTTCGTCATCCAGCCGCTCGATACCTTCGAGTAAGTAGACGGTCGCGATCCATCCCGTTTTGACGGGTTGAATAGTAACGAATGGGTGGGCTTCCCCACTACGGACTTCCTCAACATCCTGGGCGCTCTCATGCGCCCATTTCCTGACCGCTGCTTCCGACTCGAACGCCTGGGGTGTAACCTCGTCCGTATGGACGCTTTCGTCCGGAACCACAACCGGGCCGAGGACTGGTCCCACGAGTCCCTCGTGGACATCCTGGAATGTGATCTCGTCCGGTTCGATGACATCGGTATCGGAAGTGTCGTCGTTGGAAGACATCTCAATAGATCTATCCTAAGAGGACATCTGCCGGAACTTCTCAATGTCGACTTCCTCGTCTGGGATTATAGTGGCCTTGACGTAATGACTGTTCAGTGATGCGGCCAGTCGTTTTTCATCAATCTCGTCAAGGTCGACAATAGGGAGCATCGTCTCTCCATCCTCGTTTCCGTAGTACTCGCCATCGATCACGACACCCTGTTCTACGAGGTCGCTCGATTCCCCCTGTTCCTGAGCACTGATGATGACAGCCATTAGAGTTCACCCTCCCGTAGATCGCGAATATTGCTTAACACATTTTCTTTCTTCTTGCTACTTATATGCGGACTTTCAGAAAGGTTCTGTTCAAGCTTGTCGACGTCCGTCTCCTGGGCGATCTCGCGCGCCTTCGATCGAAGCTCGTCGGCTTCTACCTCGAAATCGAACCTCCGAGTACTCCGTGAGGCCTTCGACTGAGCACTGTCCCATACCGAGTTTTGGCCTTCGTGACGGTCGGTATCTTCCCGGACAGATTCATCTCGTGACTGGAGTCTTGACCCGGCCAGATCGTAGTCGATTGGGTGGAATCTGCCCTCCTTGGACGTCACGACGTTACCTCCAAGATCCGTATCGCCAAGAACAAGCTTCGAGGCGGCGGCAGACAGGTAATCATCCTTCTTGAACTCGGTATCAACTGTTCGGGGCCGATACTTGTTCGTCGACGACGAGTCCTCGGCACCGACTGATGCAACGACAGCAGCCTCTCGCTCGTTATCGATGGCCATATCCGGGAAATTCACGTCATCCCGGGCCTCGTCCGAAAGCGCGTTT encodes the following:
- a CDS encoding M48 family metallopeptidase, whose amino-acid sequence is MRHDQVFDEDDIEVVSAHELGHAAEHHNIYLLITGTTVLFSMFLTGRFMLAGEPLTAAGVFVIALTSWFLSLGVSRYLEYRADEFAARYLDDPDQVIEQLRSLREADVEDRASSLSLFENILPKHLRDDLNQLFSTHPTADQRIANIERFKDGNGLSAFPFQIGE
- a CDS encoding ISH6 family transposase → MHATIDVRLTVSIDDDKTIPLAALAEFITDQNVESVLLEGLVESLDASRVEALCGEKHAHGNGDQRFQRAGTDTRTAVTTAGEHEFSLHYVEDTDADHDEASYFRPVEDVLSFDGQNRYQQDIAAKSVDLATSLSYRDAADHGDGILSEMPSPTTINRRARKYGSKLKQFLPDCVADTDADAVIPDGTKCHSQDDDRSYHSVQATLGEDTAEESRSLLDLSVNADWDETAADLNEIDAVTDDATVVSDADDGIVTAFTDEYSDHQLDLVHVGRTLDYNLWDDGVFSLDRRNEIVSEVIDEVFHLKNSVAKHRSDEEFAAIRSRIARTTERIEKTAWQLDQYGSEKAAGYLRRWLPSIVTFAEQAVEGFEVPWTSNPVERLMGEVSKRCKNQWMRWTTEGLEAILQLRLVKYADPEYYQSFLDELLQRSTKTAMSCDLSIESTRGKL